In Dasypus novemcinctus isolate mDasNov1 chromosome 23, mDasNov1.1.hap2, whole genome shotgun sequence, the following proteins share a genomic window:
- the PRRT2 gene encoding proline-rich transmembrane protein 2, translated as MAASGSEGSDMKGVDEGPQTQGAGPGPSEAGTDPPQVPAGVPEEPEILQPGPDTTGAAVDSAPKAGLAPETTDTPARAPETAQATDLSSSPEGESKADSSPKEVCQDPASKPEVSKEATAGQGSELESAAPPEPASEPVPQLDPQSDPQPDAQPGSQPTPKPALQPESPTQDPTPEALTESMGEKQENGAVVPLQAGDGEEGPAPQPHSPPSTKTAPANGAPPRVLQQLVEEDRQGRAHSGHPGSPRGSLSRHPSSQLAGPGVEGGEGAQKPRDYIILAILSCFCPMWPVNIVAFAYAVMSRNSLQQGDVDGAQRLGRVAKLLSIVALVGGVLIIIASCVINLGVYK; from the exons ATGGCAGCCAGCGGCTCTGAGGGCTCTGACATGAAGGGGGTCGATGAGGGTCCCCAGACCCAAGGAGCAGGGCCTGGCCCTTCTGAAGCTGGAACTGACCCTCCCCAGGTCCCGGCTGGGGTCCCAGAGGAGCCAGAGATTCTGCAGCCAGGCCCAGACACCACTGGGGCGGCTGTGGACTCAGCACCCAAGGCTGGGCTGGCTCCAGAAACCACAGACACCCCGGCCAGGGCCCCAGAAACAGCCCAGGCCACAGACCTCAGCTCAAGCCCAGAAGGGGAATCAAAGGCCGACTCCAGCCCCAAAGAAGTGTGCCAAGACCCAGCATCCAAACCAGAAGTGAGCAAAGAGGCCACTGCAGGCCAGGGGTCTGAGCTGGAGTCTGCAGCCCCTCCTGAGCCAGCCTCAGAGCCTGTTCCCCAGCTGGACCCCCAGTCAGACCCCCAACCAGATGCCCAGCCAGGTTCCCAGCCCACCCCCAAGCCAGCCCTCCAGCCAGAGTCCCCAACACAGGACCCCACCCCTGAGGCTCTGACAGAGAGTATGGGGGAGAAGCAGGAGAATGGGGCGGTGGTCCCCTTGCAGGCTGGTGATGGAGAAGAGGGTCCGGCCCCACAgcctcactccccaccctcaaCCAAAACAGCCCCAGCCAATGGGGCTCCCCCCCGGGTGCTGCAGCAGCTGGTTGAGGAGGACCGACAGGGAAGGGCTCACAGTGGGCATCCAGGATCTCCCCGAGGTAGCCTGAGCCGCCACCCCAGCTCCCAGCTGGCCGggcctggggtggaggggggtgaAGGCGCCCAGAAACCTCGGGACTACATCATCCTGGCCATCCTGTCCTGCTTCTGCCCCATGTGGCCCGTCAACATCGTGGCCTTCGCTTATGCCGTCATG TCCCGGAACAGCCTGCAGCAGGGGGACGTGGACGGGGCCCAGCGTCTGGGCCGTGTGGCCAAGCTCTTAAGCATCGTGGCGCTGGTGGGAGGGGTCCTCATCATCATTGCCTCCTGCGTCATCAACTTAGGCG TGTATAAGTGA
- the MAZ gene encoding myc-associated zinc finger protein isoform X1, giving the protein MFPVFPCTLLAPPFPVLGLDSRGVGGLMNSFPPPQGHAQNPLQVGAELQSRFFASQGCAQSPFQAAPAPPPTPQAPAAEPLQVDLLPVLAAAQESAAAAAAAAAAAAAAAVAAAPPAPAAASTVDTAALKQPPAPPPPPPPVSAPAAEAAPPASAATIAAAAATAVVAPTSTVAVAPVASALEKKTKSKGPYICALCAKEFKNGYNLRRHEAIHTGAKAGRVPSGAMKMPTMVPLSLLSVPQLSGAGGGGGEAGAGGGAAAVAAGGVVTTTASGKRIRKNHACEMCGKAFRDVYHLNRHKLSHSDEKPYQCPVCQQRFKRKDRMSYHVRSHDGAVHKPYNCSHCGKSFSRPDHLNSHVRQVHSTERPFKCEKCEAAFATKDRLRAHTVRHEEKVPCHVCGKMLSSAYISDHMKVHSQGPHHVCELCNKGTGEVCPMAAAAAAAAAAAAAAVAAPPTAVGSLSGAEGVPVSSQPLPSQPW; this is encoded by the exons ATGTTCCCCGTGTTCCCTTGCACGCTGCTGGCCCCCCCCTTCCCCGTGCTGGGCCTGGACTCCCGGGGGGTGGGCGGCCTCATGAACTCCTTCCCGCCACCTCAGGGTCACGCCCAGAACCCCCTGCAGGTCGGGGCTGAGCTGCAGTCCCGCTTCTTTGCCTCCCAGGGCTGCGCCCAGAGTCCATTCCAG GCCGCGCCGGCGCCCCCGCCCACGCCCCAGGCCCCGGCGGCCGAGCCCCTCCAGGTGGACTTGCTCCCGGTGCTCGCTGCCGCCCAGGAGTCCGCCGCGGCCGCTGCGGCCGCCGccgctgctgccgccgccgccgctgtcGCCGCCGCACCCCCGGCCCCGGCCGCCGCCTCCACGGTGGACACAGCGGCCCTGAAGCAGCCCCCGGCACCCCCTCCGCCGCCCCCACCCGTGTCGGCACCCGCGGCCGAGGCCGCGCCCCCTGCCTCTGCCGCCACCATCGCCGCAGCCGCAGCCACTGCGGTCGTAGCCCCGACCTCGACGGTCGCCGTGGCCCCCGTGGCGTCCGCCTTGGAGAAGAAGACAAAGAGCAAGGGGCCCTACATCTGCGCCTTGTGCGCCAAGGAGTTCAAGAACGGCTATAACCTCCGGAGGCACGAAGCCATCCACACGGGAGCCAAGGCCGGCCGGGTCCCCTCGGGTGCTATGAAGATGCCCACCATGGTGCCCCTGAGCCTCCTGAGCGTGCCCCAGCTGAGCGgagccggcgggggcgggggagaagcGGGCGCCGGTGGCGGAGCGGCCGCCGTGGCCGCAGGCGGCGTGGTGACCACCACCGCCTCGGGCAAGCGCATCCGCAAGAACCACGCCTGCGAGATGTGCGGCAAGGCCTTCCGCGACGTCTACCACCTGAACCGGCACAAGCTGTCGCACTCGGACGAGAAGCCCTACCAGTGCCCCGTGTGCCAGCAGCGCTTCAAGCGCAAGGACCGCATGAGCTACCACGTGCGCTCACATGACGGCGCTGTGCACAAGCCCTACAACTGCTCCCACTGTGGCAAGAGCTTCTCCCG GCCGGATCACCTCAACAGTCACGTCAGACAAGTGCACTCAACAGAACGGCCCTTCAAATGTGAG aaaTGTGAGGCAGCTTTTGCTACGAAGGACCGGCTGCGGGCGCACACAGTGCGACATGAGGAGAAGGTGCCATGTCATGTGTGTGGCAAGATGCTGAGCTCGGCATACATTTCGGACCACATGAAGGTGCACAGCCAGGGCCCTCACCACGTCTGTGAGCTCTGCAACAAAG gTACTGGTGAGGTCTGTCCAATggcagcggcggcggcagcagcggCGGCTGCAGCGGCAGCGGCAGTGGCAGCCCCTCCCACAGCTGTGGGCTCCCTCTCGGGCGCAGAGGGGGTGCCTGTGAGCTCTCAGCCACTTCCCTCTCAGCCCTGGTGA
- the MAZ gene encoding myc-associated zinc finger protein isoform X5, producing MFPVFPCTLLAPPFPVLGLDSRGVGGLMNSFPPPQGHAQNPLQVGAELQSRFFASQGCAQSPFQAAPAPPPTPQAPAAEPLQVDLLPVLAAAQESAAAAAAAAAAAAAAAVAAAPPAPAAASTVDTAALKQPPAPPPPPPPVSAPAAEAAPPASAATIAAAAATAVVAPTSTVAVAPVASALEKKTKSKGPYICALCAKEFKNGYNLRRHEAIHTGAKAGRVPSGAMKMPTMVPLSLLSVPQLSGAGGGGGEAGAGGGAAAVAAGGVVTTTASGKRIRKNHACEMCGKAFRDVYHLNRHKLSHSDEKPYQCPVCQQRFKRKDRMSYHVRSHDGAVHKPYNCSHCGKSFSRPDHLNSHVRQVHSTERPFKCEASSSHSHFLQIKDPQDSDSFNLLPPSPCSRKL from the exons ATGTTCCCCGTGTTCCCTTGCACGCTGCTGGCCCCCCCCTTCCCCGTGCTGGGCCTGGACTCCCGGGGGGTGGGCGGCCTCATGAACTCCTTCCCGCCACCTCAGGGTCACGCCCAGAACCCCCTGCAGGTCGGGGCTGAGCTGCAGTCCCGCTTCTTTGCCTCCCAGGGCTGCGCCCAGAGTCCATTCCAG GCCGCGCCGGCGCCCCCGCCCACGCCCCAGGCCCCGGCGGCCGAGCCCCTCCAGGTGGACTTGCTCCCGGTGCTCGCTGCCGCCCAGGAGTCCGCCGCGGCCGCTGCGGCCGCCGccgctgctgccgccgccgccgctgtcGCCGCCGCACCCCCGGCCCCGGCCGCCGCCTCCACGGTGGACACAGCGGCCCTGAAGCAGCCCCCGGCACCCCCTCCGCCGCCCCCACCCGTGTCGGCACCCGCGGCCGAGGCCGCGCCCCCTGCCTCTGCCGCCACCATCGCCGCAGCCGCAGCCACTGCGGTCGTAGCCCCGACCTCGACGGTCGCCGTGGCCCCCGTGGCGTCCGCCTTGGAGAAGAAGACAAAGAGCAAGGGGCCCTACATCTGCGCCTTGTGCGCCAAGGAGTTCAAGAACGGCTATAACCTCCGGAGGCACGAAGCCATCCACACGGGAGCCAAGGCCGGCCGGGTCCCCTCGGGTGCTATGAAGATGCCCACCATGGTGCCCCTGAGCCTCCTGAGCGTGCCCCAGCTGAGCGgagccggcgggggcgggggagaagcGGGCGCCGGTGGCGGAGCGGCCGCCGTGGCCGCAGGCGGCGTGGTGACCACCACCGCCTCGGGCAAGCGCATCCGCAAGAACCACGCCTGCGAGATGTGCGGCAAGGCCTTCCGCGACGTCTACCACCTGAACCGGCACAAGCTGTCGCACTCGGACGAGAAGCCCTACCAGTGCCCCGTGTGCCAGCAGCGCTTCAAGCGCAAGGACCGCATGAGCTACCACGTGCGCTCACATGACGGCGCTGTGCACAAGCCCTACAACTGCTCCCACTGTGGCAAGAGCTTCTCCCG GCCGGATCACCTCAACAGTCACGTCAGACAAGTGCACTCAACAGAACGGCCCTTCAAATGTGAG GCCTCTTCATCTCACTCCCATTTCCTACAGATCAAAGATCCCCAAGACTCTGATTCCTTTAACCTCTTGCCCCCATCTCCCTGCTCCCGGAAGCTTTAA
- the MAZ gene encoding myc-associated zinc finger protein isoform X4 has product MFPVFPCTLLAPPFPVLGLDSRGVGGLMNSFPPPQGHAQNPLQVGAELQSRFFASQGCAQSPFQAAPAPPPTPQAPAAEPLQVDLLPVLAAAQESAAAAAAAAAAAAAAAVAAAPPAPAAASTVDTAALKQPPAPPPPPPPVSAPAAEAAPPASAATIAAAAATAVVAPTSTVAVAPVASALEKKTKSKGPYICALCAKEFKNGYNLRRHEAIHTGAKAGRVPSGAMKMPTMVPLSLLSVPQLSGAGGGGGEAGAGGGAAAVAAGGVVTTTASGKRIRKNHACEMCGKAFRDVYHLNRHKLSHSDEKPYQCPVCQQRFKRKDRMSYHVRSHDGAVHKPYNCSHCGKSFSRPDHLNSHVRQVHSTERPFKCEKCEAAFATKDRLRAHTVRHEEKVPCHVCGKMLSSAYISDHMKVHSQGPHHVCELCNKGFTTAAYLRIHAVKDHGLQAPRADRILCKLCSVHCKTPAQLAGHMQTHLGGAAPPVPGDAPQPQPTC; this is encoded by the exons ATGTTCCCCGTGTTCCCTTGCACGCTGCTGGCCCCCCCCTTCCCCGTGCTGGGCCTGGACTCCCGGGGGGTGGGCGGCCTCATGAACTCCTTCCCGCCACCTCAGGGTCACGCCCAGAACCCCCTGCAGGTCGGGGCTGAGCTGCAGTCCCGCTTCTTTGCCTCCCAGGGCTGCGCCCAGAGTCCATTCCAG GCCGCGCCGGCGCCCCCGCCCACGCCCCAGGCCCCGGCGGCCGAGCCCCTCCAGGTGGACTTGCTCCCGGTGCTCGCTGCCGCCCAGGAGTCCGCCGCGGCCGCTGCGGCCGCCGccgctgctgccgccgccgccgctgtcGCCGCCGCACCCCCGGCCCCGGCCGCCGCCTCCACGGTGGACACAGCGGCCCTGAAGCAGCCCCCGGCACCCCCTCCGCCGCCCCCACCCGTGTCGGCACCCGCGGCCGAGGCCGCGCCCCCTGCCTCTGCCGCCACCATCGCCGCAGCCGCAGCCACTGCGGTCGTAGCCCCGACCTCGACGGTCGCCGTGGCCCCCGTGGCGTCCGCCTTGGAGAAGAAGACAAAGAGCAAGGGGCCCTACATCTGCGCCTTGTGCGCCAAGGAGTTCAAGAACGGCTATAACCTCCGGAGGCACGAAGCCATCCACACGGGAGCCAAGGCCGGCCGGGTCCCCTCGGGTGCTATGAAGATGCCCACCATGGTGCCCCTGAGCCTCCTGAGCGTGCCCCAGCTGAGCGgagccggcgggggcgggggagaagcGGGCGCCGGTGGCGGAGCGGCCGCCGTGGCCGCAGGCGGCGTGGTGACCACCACCGCCTCGGGCAAGCGCATCCGCAAGAACCACGCCTGCGAGATGTGCGGCAAGGCCTTCCGCGACGTCTACCACCTGAACCGGCACAAGCTGTCGCACTCGGACGAGAAGCCCTACCAGTGCCCCGTGTGCCAGCAGCGCTTCAAGCGCAAGGACCGCATGAGCTACCACGTGCGCTCACATGACGGCGCTGTGCACAAGCCCTACAACTGCTCCCACTGTGGCAAGAGCTTCTCCCG GCCGGATCACCTCAACAGTCACGTCAGACAAGTGCACTCAACAGAACGGCCCTTCAAATGTGAG aaaTGTGAGGCAGCTTTTGCTACGAAGGACCGGCTGCGGGCGCACACAGTGCGACATGAGGAGAAGGTGCCATGTCATGTGTGTGGCAAGATGCTGAGCTCGGCATACATTTCGGACCACATGAAGGTGCACAGCCAGGGCCCTCACCACGTCTGTGAGCTCTGCAACAAAG gcTTCACCACAGCAGCATACCTGCGCATCCACGCGGTGAAGGACCATGGGCTCCAGGCCCCGCGGGCTGACCGCATCCTGTGCAAGCTGTGCAGCGTGCACTGCAAGACCCCTGCCCAGCTGGCCGGCCACATGCAGACCCATCTGGGGGGGGCCGCCCCCCCTGTCCCGGGAGACGCCCCCCAGCCACAGCCCACCTGCTGA
- the MAZ gene encoding myc-associated zinc finger protein isoform X2: MDPGNWSSFIFQGHAQNPLQVGAELQSRFFASQGCAQSPFQAAPAPPPTPQAPAAEPLQVDLLPVLAAAQESAAAAAAAAAAAAAAAVAAAPPAPAAASTVDTAALKQPPAPPPPPPPVSAPAAEAAPPASAATIAAAAATAVVAPTSTVAVAPVASALEKKTKSKGPYICALCAKEFKNGYNLRRHEAIHTGAKAGRVPSGAMKMPTMVPLSLLSVPQLSGAGGGGGEAGAGGGAAAVAAGGVVTTTASGKRIRKNHACEMCGKAFRDVYHLNRHKLSHSDEKPYQCPVCQQRFKRKDRMSYHVRSHDGAVHKPYNCSHCGKSFSRPDHLNSHVRQVHSTERPFKCEKCEAAFATKDRLRAHTVRHEEKVPCHVCGKMLSSAYISDHMKVHSQGPHHVCELCNKGFTTAAYLRIHAVKDHGLQAPRADRILCKLCSVHCKTPAQLAGHMQTHLGGAAPPVPGDAPQPQPTC, translated from the exons ATGGATCCCGGCAACTGGAGCAGCTTCATCTTCCAG GGTCACGCCCAGAACCCCCTGCAGGTCGGGGCTGAGCTGCAGTCCCGCTTCTTTGCCTCCCAGGGCTGCGCCCAGAGTCCATTCCAG GCCGCGCCGGCGCCCCCGCCCACGCCCCAGGCCCCGGCGGCCGAGCCCCTCCAGGTGGACTTGCTCCCGGTGCTCGCTGCCGCCCAGGAGTCCGCCGCGGCCGCTGCGGCCGCCGccgctgctgccgccgccgccgctgtcGCCGCCGCACCCCCGGCCCCGGCCGCCGCCTCCACGGTGGACACAGCGGCCCTGAAGCAGCCCCCGGCACCCCCTCCGCCGCCCCCACCCGTGTCGGCACCCGCGGCCGAGGCCGCGCCCCCTGCCTCTGCCGCCACCATCGCCGCAGCCGCAGCCACTGCGGTCGTAGCCCCGACCTCGACGGTCGCCGTGGCCCCCGTGGCGTCCGCCTTGGAGAAGAAGACAAAGAGCAAGGGGCCCTACATCTGCGCCTTGTGCGCCAAGGAGTTCAAGAACGGCTATAACCTCCGGAGGCACGAAGCCATCCACACGGGAGCCAAGGCCGGCCGGGTCCCCTCGGGTGCTATGAAGATGCCCACCATGGTGCCCCTGAGCCTCCTGAGCGTGCCCCAGCTGAGCGgagccggcgggggcgggggagaagcGGGCGCCGGTGGCGGAGCGGCCGCCGTGGCCGCAGGCGGCGTGGTGACCACCACCGCCTCGGGCAAGCGCATCCGCAAGAACCACGCCTGCGAGATGTGCGGCAAGGCCTTCCGCGACGTCTACCACCTGAACCGGCACAAGCTGTCGCACTCGGACGAGAAGCCCTACCAGTGCCCCGTGTGCCAGCAGCGCTTCAAGCGCAAGGACCGCATGAGCTACCACGTGCGCTCACATGACGGCGCTGTGCACAAGCCCTACAACTGCTCCCACTGTGGCAAGAGCTTCTCCCG GCCGGATCACCTCAACAGTCACGTCAGACAAGTGCACTCAACAGAACGGCCCTTCAAATGTGAG aaaTGTGAGGCAGCTTTTGCTACGAAGGACCGGCTGCGGGCGCACACAGTGCGACATGAGGAGAAGGTGCCATGTCATGTGTGTGGCAAGATGCTGAGCTCGGCATACATTTCGGACCACATGAAGGTGCACAGCCAGGGCCCTCACCACGTCTGTGAGCTCTGCAACAAAG gcTTCACCACAGCAGCATACCTGCGCATCCACGCGGTGAAGGACCATGGGCTCCAGGCCCCGCGGGCTGACCGCATCCTGTGCAAGCTGTGCAGCGTGCACTGCAAGACCCCTGCCCAGCTGGCCGGCCACATGCAGACCCATCTGGGGGGGGCCGCCCCCCCTGTCCCGGGAGACGCCCCCCAGCCACAGCCCACCTGCTGA
- the MAZ gene encoding myc-associated zinc finger protein isoform X3 yields the protein MDPGNWSSFIFQGHAQNPLQVGAELQSRFFASQGCAQSPFQAAPAPPPTPQAPAAEPLQVDLLPVLAAAQESAAAAAAAAAAAAAAAVAAAPPAPAAASTVDTAALKQPPAPPPPPPPVSAPAAEAAPPASAATIAAAAATAVVAPTSTVAVAPVASALEKKTKSKGPYICALCAKEFKNGYNLRRHEAIHTGAKAGRVPSGAMKMPTMVPLSLLSVPQLSGAGGGGGEAGAGGGAAAVAAGGVVTTTASGKRIRKNHACEMCGKAFRDVYHLNRHKLSHSDEKPYQCPVCQQRFKRKDRMSYHVRSHDGAVHKPYNCSHCGKSFSRPDHLNSHVRQVHSTERPFKCEKCEAAFATKDRLRAHTVRHEEKVPCHVCGKMLSSAYISDHMKVHSQGPHHVCELCNKGTGEVCPMAAAAAAAAAAAAAAVAAPPTAVGSLSGAEGVPVSSQPLPSQPW from the exons ATGGATCCCGGCAACTGGAGCAGCTTCATCTTCCAG GGTCACGCCCAGAACCCCCTGCAGGTCGGGGCTGAGCTGCAGTCCCGCTTCTTTGCCTCCCAGGGCTGCGCCCAGAGTCCATTCCAG GCCGCGCCGGCGCCCCCGCCCACGCCCCAGGCCCCGGCGGCCGAGCCCCTCCAGGTGGACTTGCTCCCGGTGCTCGCTGCCGCCCAGGAGTCCGCCGCGGCCGCTGCGGCCGCCGccgctgctgccgccgccgccgctgtcGCCGCCGCACCCCCGGCCCCGGCCGCCGCCTCCACGGTGGACACAGCGGCCCTGAAGCAGCCCCCGGCACCCCCTCCGCCGCCCCCACCCGTGTCGGCACCCGCGGCCGAGGCCGCGCCCCCTGCCTCTGCCGCCACCATCGCCGCAGCCGCAGCCACTGCGGTCGTAGCCCCGACCTCGACGGTCGCCGTGGCCCCCGTGGCGTCCGCCTTGGAGAAGAAGACAAAGAGCAAGGGGCCCTACATCTGCGCCTTGTGCGCCAAGGAGTTCAAGAACGGCTATAACCTCCGGAGGCACGAAGCCATCCACACGGGAGCCAAGGCCGGCCGGGTCCCCTCGGGTGCTATGAAGATGCCCACCATGGTGCCCCTGAGCCTCCTGAGCGTGCCCCAGCTGAGCGgagccggcgggggcgggggagaagcGGGCGCCGGTGGCGGAGCGGCCGCCGTGGCCGCAGGCGGCGTGGTGACCACCACCGCCTCGGGCAAGCGCATCCGCAAGAACCACGCCTGCGAGATGTGCGGCAAGGCCTTCCGCGACGTCTACCACCTGAACCGGCACAAGCTGTCGCACTCGGACGAGAAGCCCTACCAGTGCCCCGTGTGCCAGCAGCGCTTCAAGCGCAAGGACCGCATGAGCTACCACGTGCGCTCACATGACGGCGCTGTGCACAAGCCCTACAACTGCTCCCACTGTGGCAAGAGCTTCTCCCG GCCGGATCACCTCAACAGTCACGTCAGACAAGTGCACTCAACAGAACGGCCCTTCAAATGTGAG aaaTGTGAGGCAGCTTTTGCTACGAAGGACCGGCTGCGGGCGCACACAGTGCGACATGAGGAGAAGGTGCCATGTCATGTGTGTGGCAAGATGCTGAGCTCGGCATACATTTCGGACCACATGAAGGTGCACAGCCAGGGCCCTCACCACGTCTGTGAGCTCTGCAACAAAG gTACTGGTGAGGTCTGTCCAATggcagcggcggcggcagcagcggCGGCTGCAGCGGCAGCGGCAGTGGCAGCCCCTCCCACAGCTGTGGGCTCCCTCTCGGGCGCAGAGGGGGTGCCTGTGAGCTCTCAGCCACTTCCCTCTCAGCCCTGGTGA